Genomic window (Oncorhynchus mykiss isolate Arlee chromosome 21, USDA_OmykA_1.1, whole genome shotgun sequence):
TACAGGGGCTTTAAGCCGAACACACATTTCTCGCATTCTCTTCTATAAATCTTTCCCCTTCGTCTTCCACTCCCGACTTTCTttctcacatcctctctctctctctctcttcttccatttCTATCCACACATTGGGTTCTCCAAAACTCGGGTTGTTGCCCATGTGTGTTGAGTAGAGCGGAGTGGAGCAGAGCGGCGGTAGAAGAATTTGAAAGGAGGACCATAAAGATGATGGATGCCGCCCAGCTTGTGTTTTCAGACCCAGCTGTTTTTTGTCATCCTGGACAGACCCGCTAGTTTCCTATACGCTCTCATCCATACATTCATCCACTCTTTATAAGCTTTCATCCATACAGTAATCTAAAACTCACTGAAAGAGGCCTGGTTAAGGGAGAAGATAGATTTGGCTGGATTATATGAGAGTTAAATGTTCAAGGTGGTGGTGCGAACTGGTGTTTTCAGTAAAGGGACAGGTGGTCTTTCTACCTCAGAAGGCCCCTCCCTTTGGCTCCAACCACAAGTCATATAAATCCATCAGTATATTTTCCTTTTATGATTTCACTGTCGCTTTATCCcctaaaatattttattttatcattTTCTCCACAGGCTCGATGACATGATGTTCCTGCccgtctcccctcccccctccttttccctctcttttctcctacTAGTCCTCacttttctccctctttccctcctttcccgttcactctctcactcccctctgaGCTGGACTTCTCCCCATGACCCCTGCTACCACCTGGATGGGCGTCCGCGACACTGCCTGTCGGAATTCATCAATGCCGCCTACGGTGTCCCAGTCAGTGCCGCCAACTCCCTCCGAGGACCTCCTGACCAAAATGCTGTTAACGTCAGCTCCGTCACGGACctccacaacccctacaacctgACCTGCTGGACAGCCCAGGTGGGAGGCACCGACGGCGGGGACTGGGTTCTCACCCTCCCCCTGGGCCGGCGCTTTGAGGTCACTTACATCAGCCTGCAGTTCTGCCAGCAGGGGGAGCCGTCGGATCCGGTCTCCGTCTCTTTGCTCAAGTCCATGGATCACGGGCGCACCTGGAGGCCAATGCAGCATTACTCCAGCGACTGCCCCGGGAGTTTTGGGCTCCAGGCCCAGACGGTGGCCCAGACCAGGCACCAGGAGACAGAGCCTCTGTGCTCGGATCCCCGGCCCCTGCAGAGGCACCGGGGAGGCATGGTTCTGGCCTTCTCCACCCTGGATGGAAGGCCCTCCTCTCCAGACTTTGACTACAGCCCCACCCTGCAGGACTGGGTGACGGCCACGGACATACGGGTGGTCTTCCACCAGGTGACCCAGTCCCAGCCGACTAAGTTGGAAAGTTCGGAGGATAGGGGGGTGGGTGTGGGATTGGGAGCAGATGCTGGGGTTCTGAGGTGGAGGGTGGGGTCGAAGAATAAAGCTGTGGTTGGTCAGGTGAATGGGGACAACAATGCTTGGGGGTATGTGGAGAAGGAGATGAAAAAGACAGAAAAACgagggagaagcagaggagaGAAAATGGACAAATCCTGGCGGAGGGGTCACAACAAAGGGTCGGGAGGTCAGGGAGAGGATGGACACAATGTGACCCGGAAGGATTTAGAACGAGACACTCAGGCAATGGACACCTCCAAGAGAGGGAATGGTAAAGGAAAAGGGCGTGGCCGCAAAAGGGAGGGGGGCCACCATTGGAGTCCGTGCCAGGAAGGTGGCGTCTGTGATTGGACAATTGAGGGGCAAGGGAAGGACAACAAGGGGCGGGaattgaggaggaggagaaacaacAATCGGAATCTCCAGCTAGTTCCTCCCTCCCCATTGATCTCCGCCCCCCCTGTCCGGCCCCCCCTGGCCCTCTCGGACCTGCAGGTGGGGGGCAGGTGTAAGTGTAACGGGCATGCCTCACGGTGTCGTCATGACGACGCGGAccgggtggtgtgtgtgtgtgagcaccaCACAGCGGGGGCAGACTGCGACGTATGTGAGGACTTCTACTACGACAGGCCCTGGCAACGAGCCACGCCCAGTCAGCCACACCCGTGCGTCTGTGAGTCACACCCCcccattactgtgtgtgtgtgtgtttgtgcatctgcgtgtgtgcgtgcatgtctgtatgtgtgagtgagtgcataTTGGATCATGAATGTAAACTTTACTAGCTTTCACTGAAATtcattccctcccctcctcccacctccccttcccctcctctctcctacccccAGCGTGTGAGTGTAACGGCCACTCCTCTAAGTGTCGGTTCAGCATGGAGGTGTTCCAGCAGTCGGGCCGGCGCAGCGGGGGGGTATGTCTGAAGTGTCGGCATCACACAGCGGGACGCCACTGCCAGTACTGCCAGAATGGACACACCCGTGACCACGGCAAGCTACCTAACCACCACAAGGCTTGCCAATgtcagtcagagagagggagcgagagagagagagtgtgtgtgtgtgtgtgtgtgtgtgtgtgtgtgcgtgcgtgcgtgcaagcATTAAAGTTGTGTCTGTATCAGGTCGTTCTGACCAGCTGTGTATCTTATCCATGCagagatgtatgtgtgtgtccaagtgtgtgtgcatatgcgtcTGTTAGTATATCTG
Coding sequences:
- the LOC110500584 gene encoding netrin-1 isoform X1: MGRLDDMMFLPVSPPPSFSLSFLLLVLTFLPLSLLSRSLSHSPLSWTSPHDPCYHLDGRPRHCLSEFINAAYGVPVSAANSLRGPPDQNAVNVSSVTDLHNPYNLTCWTAQVGGTDGGDWVLTLPLGRRFEVTYISLQFCQQGEPSDPVSVSLLKSMDHGRTWRPMQHYSSDCPGSFGLQAQTVAQTRHQETEPLCSDPRPLQRHRGGMVLAFSTLDGRPSSPDFDYSPTLQDWVTATDIRVVFHQVTQSQPTKLESSEDRGVGVGLGADAGVLRWRVGSKNKAVVGQVNGDNNAWGYVEKEMKKTEKRGRSRGEKMDKSWRRGHNKGSGGQGEDGHNVTRKDLERDTQAMDTSKRGNGKGKGRGRKREGGHHWSPCQEGGVCDWTIEGQGKDNKGRELRRRRNNNRNLQLVPPSPLISAPPVRPPLALSDLQVGGRCKCNGHASRCRHDDADRVVCVCEHHTAGADCDVCEDFYYDRPWQRATPSQPHPCVSCECNGHSSKCRFSMEVFQQSGRRSGGVCLKCRHHTAGRHCQYCQNGHTRDHGKLPNHHKACQSCQCHPMGAVGRWCNQTSGQCLCRDGVTGLKCNRCALGYKQGRSPLRPCIRVQEEASPTTPVYQPQYSVDEECVSYCQPSLVKLRMNLETYCLKDFVLKLQVRGMERSGPWWQFSVWIQTVFRTGSSSRVRKGPQALWVPDRDLGCSCPALQVGRTFLLIGAEGGRRNWGPEERRLVADRSTLALQWREHWNPKLRGFRGQDKRGRCPPKLPGGGDPHGGHSKHHHSEYTPPHLVTEKETEVKVHPHKHSHSHTPSDSVKDMEEEAENSVALDTNTHTQSSSHHRPGPSQSQEEQQEQTPSTSTPSLVCSTQTPV
- the LOC110500584 gene encoding netrin-1 isoform X2, which codes for MMFLPVSPPPSFSLSFLLLVLTFLPLSLLSRSLSHSPLSWTSPHDPCYHLDGRPRHCLSEFINAAYGVPVSAANSLRGPPDQNAVNVSSVTDLHNPYNLTCWTAQVGGTDGGDWVLTLPLGRRFEVTYISLQFCQQGEPSDPVSVSLLKSMDHGRTWRPMQHYSSDCPGSFGLQAQTVAQTRHQETEPLCSDPRPLQRHRGGMVLAFSTLDGRPSSPDFDYSPTLQDWVTATDIRVVFHQVTQSQPTKLESSEDRGVGVGLGADAGVLRWRVGSKNKAVVGQVNGDNNAWGYVEKEMKKTEKRGRSRGEKMDKSWRRGHNKGSGGQGEDGHNVTRKDLERDTQAMDTSKRGNGKGKGRGRKREGGHHWSPCQEGGVCDWTIEGQGKDNKGRELRRRRNNNRNLQLVPPSPLISAPPVRPPLALSDLQVGGRCKCNGHASRCRHDDADRVVCVCEHHTAGADCDVCEDFYYDRPWQRATPSQPHPCVSCECNGHSSKCRFSMEVFQQSGRRSGGVCLKCRHHTAGRHCQYCQNGHTRDHGKLPNHHKACQSCQCHPMGAVGRWCNQTSGQCLCRDGVTGLKCNRCALGYKQGRSPLRPCIRVQEEASPTTPVYQPQYSVDEECVSYCQPSLVKLRMNLETYCLKDFVLKLQVRGMERSGPWWQFSVWIQTVFRTGSSSRVRKGPQALWVPDRDLGCSCPALQVGRTFLLIGAEGGRRNWGPEERRLVADRSTLALQWREHWNPKLRGFRGQDKRGRCPPKLPGGGDPHGGHSKHHHSEYTPPHLVTEKETEVKVHPHKHSHSHTPSDSVKDMEEEAENSVALDTNTHTQSSSHHRPGPSQSQEEQQEQTPSTSTPSLVCSTQTPV